A part of Entelurus aequoreus isolate RoL-2023_Sb linkage group LG03, RoL_Eaeq_v1.1, whole genome shotgun sequence genomic DNA contains:
- the hivep2b gene encoding transcription factor HIVEP2, whose protein sequence is MESLETAAGVASSTGGQEEDAALKKCTSNAAKTRRSPSVEMEDKTWHQHLQEGVPRDVKKGSDSGKSVKLEESLALTEAPLAIKTTGRHRTAPSLGVSHRKSPSSPERQHCYSGMEQQQSDANAKGEPKPQKPGKYVCDYCGRACAKPSVLKKHIRSHTGERPYPCVPCGFSFKTKSNLYKHRKSHAHSVKAGTAPSSEQGSHSVNMDQGSFEGEGELFSDVDQSTDTDEDTLNDPLLLLDSPAEGSDHTAVKVLNLVSQKKPSATSSTSAQDSSSQPPEIIEPLATSEANSAIQSCTIKQRLALRLSEKRSSDSEHNLSLPSQSSKGSTDSGYFSRSESSEHQTGPPNANAKSYQEIMFGKCYRPTPKQTSAYTDPGEYTARRSEKGVSRVFTQEKDTFESIKINTKSFMSEAAKEAEMDSSSDLGLLLRSNSMPTTSAVSLTMPQALRGSHSFDERASNAGMRRLRRQAAFELSSHEGQADTDGHGRMSEISMTPAGPEMENYPSAASSMTQQRQAIELATRKRRKEKREEEDLPGQYATQNELCEEMYDLSTDYDTKHLGVMKGRPTSTQLDRSDMDTSVSHEVCTRKTLGNVISVIQHTNSINRPSAEHTDSYKGHRQRQEAFSSFQPIEETYDMERCDSRLRQSFQIGPKLVRQSNIQVPEIRVTVEPDSPEKAPDVPVKEPEKHVEEFQWPQRSETLAQFPPEKLPPKKKRLRLADIEHSSGESSFESACTSLSRSPSQDSNLSYSSAFSVDREESLKPVSPARQDEFGKPLELLAVPGSSHSLSVLNQRQQHEMRRSSSEQAPCNLRKEFPEVRSVSFDYGSLSPTSKVRSTDPGSSYLAAKERRRANLVRQESLSMDTEVSHVATQVFLQHLIGAPPLPHTLPIFSTGNTFPQHPHPSLSIPVRIQTHVPSYGSLTYTSVSQIFDNQYSRVNPSQSQTLRSPANPDCHSKPAGEALDLSSAKLKTGIPLSLTSRTISTTNASSGSANKRVLSPASSLDLVFEVKQQKRVKEERLFGQIVEELSAVELGKCHLGEEKLQTAQDDSHKSKFITLGHKTTEACDHGGESAMESSCLDISSPPYSAMLVCEMKEVGTDKRVQMDTGAQPLSTRDILISEAEHPGPLSPFPSLRTTTGVSWCYLSYTKPSCSHGNAPFSSVYATWCVSARNPNPPELSTGAALALLRSKQKGGEIIYSVAAMCQPGNGKLVSSLILWRQTFEQPPRKPEPKEADANPGKKKEGGFRLKAAKEEWKEREASAAQTAPTRVKIFEGGYKSNEDYVYVRGRGRGKYICEECGIRCKKPSMLKKHIRTHTDVRPYICKVCNFAFKTKGNLTKHMKSKAHMKKCLELGVSVTADDTEIHEHDELPQKSKAEEAASKHQFSDAEDSDGMDEDVDEMEEDEDEDEDYEGDSTPKLRSRSSSPQPGADIRRRASGMWPGSEQRDKSVEEDSLSVLTPDQASFLFDPYSSCLLSPGWESPIREPSPSRLCYPSPRREVSPRGRSSPRWDAAPLRPGSPGFSPIQHLSPMAMERATSPGAELAGKRESAARGRQRVVLRAVSPRRGSHQHRGVGDKSRQHAKMDATQQQGAFEMDLDPRSTPASGLPASLQQQQQQNILSHLPLHSQQRALNLLPVLPVGGLQAPPSPPPSAASPPGAPETDPGVQSADITDGGQEENVQTCLKAIASLKINTEDPH, encoded by the exons ATGGAGTCACTGGAGACTGCGGCAGGCGTGGCCAGCTCTACGGGAGGTCAGGAGGAAGATGCGGCACTTAAGAAATGTACATCGAATGCTGCCAAGACAAGAAGGAGTCCATCAGTGGAAATGGAGGACAAGACGTGGCACCAACACCTGCAGGAAGGCGTGCCCAGAGACGTAAAAAAAGGCTCCGACTCAGGGAAATCAGTGAAATTAGAGGAGTCACTGGCCCTAACTGAAGCGCCGTTGGCCATAAAAACAACGGGCAGACACAGAACCGCTCCGTCCTTGGGTGTCTCGCACAGGAAGTCCCCGAGTTCACCTGAACGACAGCATTGCTATTCAGGGATGGAGCAGCAGCAGTCCGACGCCAATGCGAAGGGGGAGCCAAAACCACAAAAGCCTGGAAAGTACGTGTGCGATTACTGTGGACGAGCCTGTGCCAAACCCAGCGTGCTTAAGAAACACATTCGCTCGCACACCGGGGAAAGGCCCTACCCGTGTGTCCCCTGCGGATTCTCCTTCAAAACCAAGAGTAATTTATACAAACACAGAAAGTCCCACGCTCACTCGGTCAAAGCTGGCACGGCGCCGTCCTCGGAGCAGGGCTCTCACAGCGTCAACATGGATCAGGGGTCTTTCGAAGGGGAAGGAGAGTTGTTCTCAGATGTGGATCAAAGCACGGACACGGACGAGGACACGCTTAACGATCCCCTGCTGCTTCTGGACTCTCCGGCGGAGGGATCGGATCACACTGCCGTGAAAGTACTGAACCTCGTTTCTCAAAAAAAGCCATCCGCAACATCATCGACGTCAGCTCAGGATAGTTCCTCTCAACCCCCCGAAATCATTGAACCTCTTGCCACCAGTGAGGCTAACAGCGCAATCCAATCTTGCACCATCAAACAAAGACTCGCACTTCGGCTGTCGGAAAAAAGAAGTAGTGACTCCGAACATAATCTGTCCCTTCCGAGTCAGTCGAGTAAAGGCAGCACGGACTCTGGCTACTTTTCCCGATCTGAAAGCTCGGAGCATCAGACTGGCCCACCAAACGCTAATGCCAAATCCTATCAGGAAATAATGTTCGGGAAGTGCTACAGGCCGACCCCAAAGCAGACCTCAGCTTACACAGATCCAGGTGAATACACGGCAAGACGTTCGGAGAAAGGAGTTTCCCGTGTTTTCACCCAGGAAAAGGACACATTTGAGTCCATCAAAATAAACACAAAGTCCTTTATGAGTGAAGCGGCGAAAGAGGCAGAGATGGACAGCAGCTCCGACCTGGGGCTGCTCCTCAGGAGCAACTCAATGCCGACAACCTCGGCAGTCAGCCTGACAATGCCTCAGGCGCTCAGGGGCAGCCACTCGTTTGACGAGAGGGCGAGCAACGCTGGCATGAGGAGACTCAGGCGGCAAGCAGCTTTTGAGCTCTCCTCCCACGAGGGCCAAGCAGATACCGACGGCCATGGCAGGATGAGCGAGATTAGCATGACACCTGCTGGACCGGAAATGGAAAATTACCCCTCTGCGGCATCGAGCATGACCCAGCAGAGGCAGGCGATAGAGTTGGCCACGCGGAAGCGTCGGAAGGAAAAGCGGGAGGAGGAGGACTTGCCGGGTCAGTATGCGACGCAGAATGAATTGTGTGAAGAAATGTATGATCTCAGTACGGATTATGACACAAAGCATCTTGGCGTCATGAAAGGACGTCCTACGAGTACGCAGCTGGACAGGAGTGACATGGACACGTCAGTGAGTCACGAAGTGTGCACTCGAAAAACCTTAGGAAACGTCATTTCAGTTATCCAGCACACTAACTCCATCAACAGGCCTTCTGCCGAGCACACAGACTCTTACAAGGGTCACAGGCAGCGGCAGGAAGCCTTTTCCTCCTTTCAGCCCATTGAGGAGACGTACGACATGGAAAGGTGCGACAGTCGACTCAGGCAGTCGTTTCAAATTGGCCCCAAACTTGTGCGACAGTCCAACATTCAAGTGCCCGAGATCAGGGTCACCGTGGAGCCGGACAGTCCGGAGAAAGCTCCAGACGTCCCGGTGAAGGAGCCGGAAAAGCACGTGGAAGAGTTTCAGTGGCCACAAAGGAGCGAAACTTTGGCTCAATTCCCCCCAGAAAAACTCCCGCCCAAAAAGAAGAGGTTGCGCTTGGCTGATATCGAGCACTCGTCCGGGGAGTCCAGTTTTGAGTCTGCTTGTACCAGCCTCTCCCGCAGTCCCAGTCAAGACAGCAATTTATCTTACAGCTCCGCCTTCTCCGTCGACAGGGAGGAGAGCTTGAAGCCAGTTTCTCCGGCCAGGCAGGATGAATTTGGCAAACCCCTGGAGCTCTTAGCCGTGCCGGGAAGCAGCCACTCGCTATCCGTGCTCAATCAGCGTCAACAACATGAAATGAGACGCTCCTCCTCGGAGCAGGCGCCTTGCAACTTGCGCAAGGAGTTCCCAGAGGTGCGCAGCGTATCATTTGACTACGGCAGCCTTTCTCCCACATCCAAAGTTAGATCTACAGACCCCGGGTCCAGCTACCTGGCCGCAAAGGAGAGACGGAGGGCCAACTTGGTGCGACAGGAGTCACTGAGCATGGACACGGAGGTCTCACACGTCGCAACGCAGGTGTTTCTGCAGCACCTCATCGGCGCCCCACCTCTGCCGCACACTTTGCCCATTTTTTCAACGGGGAATACATTTCCCCAGCATCCTCATCCGAGCTTGTCAATACCTGTTAGAATCCAGACTCACGTGCCAAGTTACGGCAGCCTCACCTACACGTCGGTATCCCAAATCTTTGACAATCAGTACAGCAGAGTCAATCCCTCACAGAGTCAGACTTTACGCTCGCCAGCAAACCCCGACTGCCACAGCAAACCTGCTGGCGAAGCCCTTGATCTGTCCTCAGCTAAGCTCAAGACGGGCATCCCCCTCTCTCTCACCTCCCGGACTATCTCAACCACTAACGCGTCCAGCGGCAGTGCAAACAAACGCGTGCTGTCGCCTGCCAGCAGCCTAGACCTCGTTTTTGAGGTCAAGCAGCAAAAGCGGGTGAAGGAGGAAAGACTGTTTGGGCAAATTGTGGAAGAGCTGAGTGCGGTGGAGCTGGGCAAATGTCATTTGGGCGAGGAGAAGCTGCAGACTGCACAGGATGACTCACACAAGAGCAAGTTTATCACACTCGGGCATAAAACGACGGAGGCCTGCGACCATGGCGGAGAGTCGGCTATGGAGAGCAGCTGCCTGGATATCAGCTCGCCTCCGTATTCCGCCATGCTTGTCTGCGAAATGAAAGAAGTTGGCACGGACAAACGAGTGCAGATGGACACGGGGGCACAGCCGCTCTCCACTCGAGACATCCTGATCTCAGAAGCCGAGCATCCGGGACCGTTATCTCCCTTTCCAAGTCTTCGCACGACGACAGGTGTGAGCTGGTGTTATCTCAGCTACACCAAGCCGAGCTGCTCCCACGGCAACGCTCCTTTCTCCTCCGTCTACGCCACCTGGTGCGTGAGCGCCCGCAACCCCAACCCGCCGGAGCTGAGCACCGGTGCCGCGCTGGCCTTGCTGAGGTCCAAACAGAAGGGGGGTGAGATTATATACTCCGTGGCTGCCATGTGTCAGCCTGGCAACGGGAAACTGGTCTCTTCCCTCATCCTGTGGCGGCAGACTTTTGAACAG CCGCCGAGGAAACCGGAGCCCAAAGAGGCGGACGCCAACCCCGGGAAGAAGAAAGAGGGCGGCTTCAGACTGAAGGCCGCCAAGGAGGAGTGGAAGGAGAGAGAAGCTTCCGCCGCCCAAACGGCGCCGACGCGCGTCAAGATATTCGAGGGAGG GTACAAGTCCAACGAGGACTACGTGTACGTCAGAGGCCGGGGCCGAGGGAAGTACATCTGCGAGGAGTGCGGCATCCGCTGCAAGAAGCCCAGCATGCTGAAGAAACACATCAGGACCCACACCGACGTGAGACCCTACATCTGCAAGGTCTGCAACTTCGCCTTCAAAACCAAAG GAAACCTGACCAAGCACATGAAGTCCAAGGCCCACATGAAGAAGTGCCTGGAACTTGGCGTGTCGGTGACCGCCGATGACACGGAGATACACGAACACG ACGAGCTTCCCCAGAAGTCCAAAGCAGAAGAAGCCGCCAGCAAGCATCAGTTCTCTGACGCCGAGGACTCTGACGGCATGGATGAAGACGTGGATGAAATGGAGGAGGACGAGGACGAGGACGAGGACTACGAGGGCGACTCCACTCCCAAGCTGCGCTCCAGAAGCTCCAGTCCGCAGCCGGGCGCTGACATCCGGCGCCGGGCGTCCGGCATGTGGCCTGGCTCGGAGCAGAGAGACAAGTCCGTGGAGGAGGACTCCCTGAGCGTGCTGACCCCGGACCAGGCCAGCTTCCTCTTCGACCCCTACTCCTCCTGTCTCCTCTCCCCCGGCTGGGAGTCTCCCATCCGGGAGCCCTCCCCCTCACGCCTGTGCTACCCCTCGCCCAGGAGGGAAGTGTCCCCGCGAGGACGCTCCTCGCCCCGCTGGGACGCCGCCCCGCTGAGGCCCGGCTCGCCCGGCTTCTCGCCCATTCAGCACCTTTCCCCCATGGCCATGGAGAGAGCCACGTCCCCCGGGGCCGAGCTGGCCGGGAAGCGGGAGTCGGCCGCCAGGGGCAGGCAGAGGGTGGTCCTCAGGGCCGTGTCGCCACGAAGGGGGTCCCATCAACACCGGGGGGTCGGCGATAAGAGCCGACAGCACGCCAAGATGGACGCCACTCAGCAACAAGGAGCCTTCGAAATGGATTTG